From the Methanocaldococcus fervens AG86 genome, the window TAAGTTAGCTCAAATTAACAATACATTTAAGAGGGAATACATAACCTACTCAAAAAACGTCTTTATTCCATTATCAAAGTGGTGTAGAAATAGATGCGGATATTGCATTTTTAGAGAAGATAAGCCAATTTTAATGAAACCAAATGACGTTAAAGAAATTTTATTAAAAGGGGATAAGTTAGGTTGTAGAGAGGCTTTATTTACATTCGGAGAGAATGTAGATGAAAATAAAGAGATTAAAGAGCAGTTAAAATCTATGGGTTATGAAAGCATTTTAGAATATCTCTACGATTTAGAGGAGTGGACATTAAATAACACTTCCTTATTGCCCCATACTAACTGTGGAATATTAAGCTATGATGAGTTAAAGATGCTTAGAGAGGTTAATGCATCCATGGGTTTGATGTTAGAAAACGCCTCTGAAAGGTTAATGGATACAATAGCCCATAAACACAGCCCTGGAAAACATCCAAAGTTAAGGATAGAGATGATTGAAAATGCTGGAAAGTTGAAGATACCATTCACAACAGGTTTGTTGATTGGAATTGGCGAAACAAATGAAGAGATTGTCGATTCTTTATTCAAAATAAAGGAGATTCACGAAAAGTACGGGCATATACAGGAGGTTATAATTCAAAACTTTAGGGCTAAGAAAGGAATTCCAATGGAAAAATATAAGGAGCCATCGCCAATAAAGATGTTAAAAGTTATTATTTTAGCAAAGCTAATTTTGAGCGATATTTCAATCCAAATTCCTCCAAATTTAAATAGGGAAACTGGACAGTTGTTTTTATTAGCTGGAGTTGATGATTGGGGAGGAGTTTCTCCATTAACAAAAGATTATGTAAATCCAGAGGCAGAGTGGCCAGAAGTTAAAGAGTTAAGAGAATGGACTGAAGAGTTGGGGTTGAAATTAAAGATGAGATTACCCGTCTACGATAAATACATAAGTAGAGAGTGGCTGAGTGAGAAAGTTTACAGCAAAATTGTTGAGATAGGATGGTTGAAAGAATAAACTTTGGGATATTTATATCTTATTAAATATTTTAATATCCCTTAACTCCATACCAATAAAAGTTTAACGAACATTAAAAGGTATTAGAAAAATTATTTGGGAAATAATAATTATTATATGCTATTTACTATTTTAATTCAAATAGAAAATTTTATATAATACAAAACATAATGTTAATATTACTACTTATTATAATACTAAAAAAGGTGAGAGTATGAAAGTAGCAATATTAGGTGCAGGATGTTACAGAACCCACGCAGCTGCAGGTATAACCAATTTCATGAGAGCTTCACAAGTTGCTAAAGAAGTAGGAAAACCAGAAATCGCTTTAACACACTCAACAATTACAATGGGAGCTGAGCTTTTACACTTAGTTCCTGATGTTAAAGAGGTTATTGTTTCAGATCCATGCTTTGCTGAAGAGCCAGGGTTAGTTATTATCGATGAATTTGATCCAAAAGAAGTTATGGAAGCTCACTTAAACGGAAACCCTGAAAGCATAATGCCAAAAATCAGAGAAGTTGTTAAGGCAAAGGCAAAAGAGTTGCCAAAACCACCAAAAGCATGTATACACTTTGTCCACCCAGAAGACGTTGGTTTAAAAGTAACAGCAGATGATAGAGAAGCGGTAGCAGATGCAGACATAGTTTTAACATGGTTACCAAAAGGAAATAAACAGCCAGACATTATTAAGAAGTTTGCAGACGCAATCCCAGAAGGAGCTATCGTAACTCACGCATGTACAATTCCAACAACAAAATTCGCAAAAATCTTTAAGGATTTAGGAAGAGACGACTTAAACATTACATCATATCACCCAGGATGTGTTCCAGAAATGAAAGGACAAGTTTACATTGCTGAAGGATACGCAAGTGAAGAGGCAGTTAACAAATTATACGAAATCGGTAAGATCGCAAGAGGAAACGCATACAGAATGCCAGCTAACTTAATCGGTCCAGTCTGTGACATGTGTTCAGCAGTTACAGCAACAGTCTATGCTGCTTTATTAGCTTACAGAGATGCAGTTACAAAAATCTTAGGAGCTCCAGCTGACTTCGCTCAAATGATGGCAGATGAAGCATTAACACAGCTCCACAACTTAATGAAAGAGAAAGGAATCGCTAACATGGAAGAAGCTTTAGATCCAGGAGCATTGTTAGGAACTGCAGACAGTATGTGCTTTGGTCCATTAGCAGATGTCTTACCAACAGCTTTAAAAGTCTTAGAAAAACACAAAAAACAATAAATAACTTTTAAATCTTTTTTTTATTTTTTATAATTGAATTTATAGAAAACTTCATCTTTTTTAAGTTTATCATCGTATAATTTGGTGATGCAATGGTATTTAAAAAGATAGAGGAGAATTTTAAAGAATTAAAAGATGGAAACAAAGAATTTATAAAAAATGGGCTTATAGATAAAGATGAGACGTTAAAATTATTTAAAATAGACAAATGGAAAGATTATCTGCAATTATTTAGATTAGCTTCAGAAGTTAGGGACTTTTTTAAGAAAGAGATTGAAATAACTTCAACCATACACATAACAAATATCTGTAAGGTTCATCCAAAGTGTCTATATTGCGGTTTTGCAGCTGGAACATCAAAAGAAGGCTATTATAAGCCATTTAGATTAACAGATGAGGAAATAAAAAAATCGGCAATAGCCATTGAAGAGAGTGGTATAAGAAGAGTTAGTTGCTCTTCTGCACATGGTTATGGAGGTAAAGAGGTAATTAGAGCTTTAAAAATAGTTAAAGAGAATACAAACTTAGAGGTTTTAGTTAATGCTGGGGCTGATTTAACTGAAGAAGCTGTAAAAGAATTAAAAAAATATGAAATTGATACAATCTGCTGTAATTTGGAAACAATAAATGAAGAACTTTTTAAAAAGGTTAAACCAGGAGAAGAGTTAGAAGATAGGATAAGAGTTTGTAAATTGGTCAATAAATATGGCATTGAGCTCTCATCTGGTTTGTTAATTGGTATTGGAGAGAGTTATGAAGACAGAGTGGAGCATTTATTTTATTTAAAAAATGAGTTGGAGGTTGGAGAGATACCAATAATGGGATTCAATCCATACAAAGGAACGCCTATGGAAAATCATCCAAAGTGCTCTGCTTTAGAGCAGGCTAAGACAATAGCCATAACAAGGCTGCTGTTTCCAAATATTAGGATCACATCCCCAACACCAACAATTGGAGCTGAATTGGTTCAATTTGCCTTATTTGCTGGAGCAAGCAATATAGCCACCGTTATCCCTAAAAATCATCCAATAAACATTAAAGGAGTAGGTAGTCCAAAAACTGGTAATTTAGAGGAAGTTGTTAAGATGATTATGGATTTGGGATTAAAACCAAAATTGGATTGGGAGAAGTTTGAAAATTATTTAAAAACTTACTAAAATTTTTACTGGGAAATTATGAAGATTGGAATAACCAAAATGTATGAAGAGATTGCAGATTTAATTGGATTGGAAGATTATGAGGTAGTTAACCCCTATAATGAAAAAGTTGATTGTGATTTTTTAATCATATCCAAGGGATATCAGGGGAGAGTTAAAAAATTAAATCCAGAAGTGGAGATTTTTGAAGTAAAATCAGCTACTTTTAAAGACTTAATCGAGAGTCTTAAAGAGCTAAAAAAATTGGGCATTGGAAATGAAGAAAAAATAAATCAATCAATAAGTTTATTAAAAAATAAAGAAAAGGTGATAAAAAATTTG encodes:
- the cofG gene encoding 7,8-didemethyl-8-hydroxy-5-deazariboflavin synthase subunit CofG; this encodes MISREEAINFLNSTSSKEILDKLAQINNTFKREYITYSKNVFIPLSKWCRNRCGYCIFREDKPILMKPNDVKEILLKGDKLGCREALFTFGENVDENKEIKEQLKSMGYESILEYLYDLEEWTLNNTSLLPHTNCGILSYDELKMLREVNASMGLMLENASERLMDTIAHKHSPGKHPKLRIEMIENAGKLKIPFTTGLLIGIGETNEEIVDSLFKIKEIHEKYGHIQEVIIQNFRAKKGIPMEKYKEPSPIKMLKVIILAKLILSDISIQIPPNLNRETGQLFLLAGVDDWGGVSPLTKDYVNPEAEWPEVKELREWTEELGLKLKMRLPVYDKYISREWLSEKVYSKIVEIGWLKE
- the hmd gene encoding 5,10-methenyltetrahydromethanopterin hydrogenase, with protein sequence MKVAILGAGCYRTHAAAGITNFMRASQVAKEVGKPEIALTHSTITMGAELLHLVPDVKEVIVSDPCFAEEPGLVIIDEFDPKEVMEAHLNGNPESIMPKIREVVKAKAKELPKPPKACIHFVHPEDVGLKVTADDREAVADADIVLTWLPKGNKQPDIIKKFADAIPEGAIVTHACTIPTTKFAKIFKDLGRDDLNITSYHPGCVPEMKGQVYIAEGYASEEAVNKLYEIGKIARGNAYRMPANLIGPVCDMCSAVTATVYAALLAYRDAVTKILGAPADFAQMMADEALTQLHNLMKEKGIANMEEALDPGALLGTADSMCFGPLADVLPTALKVLEKHKKQ
- the hmdB gene encoding 5,10-methenyltetrahydromethanopterin hydrogenase cofactor biosynthesis protein HmdB → MVFKKIEENFKELKDGNKEFIKNGLIDKDETLKLFKIDKWKDYLQLFRLASEVRDFFKKEIEITSTIHITNICKVHPKCLYCGFAAGTSKEGYYKPFRLTDEEIKKSAIAIEESGIRRVSCSSAHGYGGKEVIRALKIVKENTNLEVLVNAGADLTEEAVKELKKYEIDTICCNLETINEELFKKVKPGEELEDRIRVCKLVNKYGIELSSGLLIGIGESYEDRVEHLFYLKNELEVGEIPIMGFNPYKGTPMENHPKCSALEQAKTIAITRLLFPNIRITSPTPTIGAELVQFALFAGASNIATVIPKNHPINIKGVGSPKTGNLEEVVKMIMDLGLKPKLDWEKFENYLKTY